The genomic interval GGCCTCGTTACCGGCCACCGTCGCCCCCAACGTATCGGAGTCTGCGTTCCCGGCCAAGGCTCCGGCGATAAGTGCTCCGGCATAGTGGCTTTTCCCACTGCCCTCGCCGCCCGTGATGCAGAGCAGGTTACCCTGCGTACCGAAAGGGACGCCGCTAATGGAGACGATGGTACGCGGCACCTCCGGCGGATGTACGGGATCCACTTCGCAGGGCTTGAGCATGGCGAAGGTCTCCTCGTAAATACGGTCCAGAAAACGGACGAACAGTTCGCGGAACTCCTCCCCGCTATGGCCCAAACGGAAATAGTCGGAGATGTCTTTCTCTCCCTTGACCCCCGACAGGGGCAGCGCGAGACGCTTGACTCCGTAACGGCGCAGCTCCTGCTCATGACGGCAGGCACTTTCTATTCCTACGGAGTCCATATCATAAAGTAGGACGATGTGCTTGAAGCGGTGCGAGAGCGAACGGATCAGGGCTGACGGTACGGTGCAGGTTTCGCTGCCGAAGCATACGGCATAGAACCCGTGGGCAGCCAGCGAAAGCACATCCTTTTCGCCTCCGGTCAAAAAGAGCGTATCGCCACGCACTGGCAGTTGCTCTAACCCGAAGCAGTAGTTCTCACCCGGATCGCCGCCATAGAGAAAGCGCATTTTATCGGCCATAGGACGGTAGAGCTTGATGTACTTCGGAAAGACATATCCGAACAGAGGCATCTGCTCGAAAGAACGCAGTGTAAAAGGCTCACCGTCCTTATTCCGGCTGCTGTACTCTCCGACAGATACTACATGGTAGCGGTCGAGCGTGCTGCGCCCGATGCCGTATTGCATCCAATAGGCTGTCTCTTGTTCGGAAAAGGCTTTATCCGCATAGCGGTACGGGCGGCTCACACGCTCCGGTGGTACGGGTGTAACCTTACGGGCTATGACTTCATTGGATACAGCGGCCGAGGGCCTCTGGCCGCTTTCCAGCCCCAGATGCAGGTCTGAGTCGATGATCCGCAGGATCTTGATGAAATCCTCCGGCCGGGCACAGTCCAGCGAGAAGAGACGCCCCACGAAGGCGAAGCAATCGCCGCTATAGTCATCGTTTCCAAAGTCCTTGAGCCGGTACTGACGGCTGCGTCGGTCCAGATATACGTTGCACGAGGGCTTGGTATCCTTATAGAGCGGATTGAGAAAGTTGCGACCTACACGCCACGCCCCCGGGATATAATGCCGGAAGACGTCCAAACCGTTATTTGTTCGGCTTAGCAGCGCGTCTTTGCTCAGCATAGAGTCGTTGGTTTTCGAGCAGATCCCGCAGGTATTCCTCGTTGCTGCGGATCAGGTGGTTTCGCAACATTCGCTTGATCTCCTTCACCTGATAGTAGACCTGGCGGTCCAAGCGCGAATAGGTGATTTTCTTAGCGGCGCGAAGTCGCTGGAGCGTACGCTCGCTGATCTTGAGGAACGTACAGGCATCGTAGTTGTCGATCCACATCTCATCGTCTGCCGACGGGTCGTGCTGCCGTTTTTGCTGCTCCTCGATAAACTCCATGATCTTATTCAGGTCGCTTTGCAGCTTACGAAATGCCGCCGAGTCGAAAGTGATAACTTCCATAACCTTCGCTATTTGAAATTACTTACAGCAAAGGTTTGGGTTAGATCAAGGCGATATACAGAATACGGTATGGATTTCTGTCGAATATTTTTACAACAGACTGGTTCTAAAAAATATAGAATGCAAAAGAATGTCCATCTCTTTACGTATATGAAAGCGATTCATACGCAAGAATGCATATTAACACATTAACTGTCTGAACAATGCACTCAAAATACAGTAATATGCAAACAAATCAGGGAACAGGTGTAAAAGCTGACCTGTTCCCTGATTTTCGAATTTTAGCGGCTCGATAGATTTTTTAAGTCGGTCGTATACCCATAACTGGTGTATATGTCGATCCGATTACCGTTTTATTTTTGTCCGTTTCATTTTTCTCAGGAGTGCATCGGTCATACTGTCGAGATAAGGTGTGGGGTCGTTACGCAGCCTCATCTCCCCGAGTGTGCGGCTCAAGTTGGAACCCAAGTCGATATTGAATACCTGTTGGATGTAGGCCGCCAATTTTGTCATGGGGATATTCCCGAAGGAACCTTTGGCTTGCCATGCGAAGATAATTTCGCACAAGCCGGTCTTGCTGTCCTGCCATGTCAGCCTTTCCATGTGAGGCTGCGGTCGACAGGCCGTCTGTTCTTCGCAGCGGATCATCTCAATGGCTTTGTGGCATACTACGGCCACATTTTTTTTCAGCCGCCCCACCACCGGTGGTATGCAGGATTTGCTTCTGTAAAGCTGTAAACTCCAAGCGGGTGTAACAAAGTACACGCATCAGGTGCGGAAATGAGGTTTCGGTATCGCAGAGCGAAGCGAGTGCCGAAACGAAATCATCGTAAGCGGCATCGAGGGCGATGTCTGTAAGAACATGGTTCCGTGTAGACTTTTCGAGCAGGTCGAACAGGGGCAATGAGGTTAGTGTTTTCATGATAATTGAGTTTTAGTGTTTGTTTTAGTTATGACAGGGGGCATATAGGTATATATATACCTATATGCCCCCTGTCTCAAATCTAAAATAACCAAAGCGGTAACGAATACTCTGATCAAAATCAATCTTAATCCAATCAATAAAATGTTCTTCTGTCTGCTTAAATAAGACACGAACCACCAAACAACAGCCAATCGAAGACTTTTGTATACAAAAAAATAAGAATAATTTGTGTAAATAAAAAAGAATATTTATATTCGCACTGTAATAAAGGTTCTTTGAGACAGGTTCGGACAAAAAATGAACGCTTAGTTTCCAAATCGTTAC from Alistipes ihumii AP11 carries:
- a CDS encoding toprim domain-containing protein — encoded protein: MLSKDALLSRTNNGLDVFRHYIPGAWRVGRNFLNPLYKDTKPSCNVYLDRRSRQYRLKDFGNDDYSGDCFAFVGRLFSLDCARPEDFIKILRIIDSDLHLGLESGQRPSAAVSNEVIARKVTPVPPERVSRPYRYADKAFSEQETAYWMQYGIGRSTLDRYHVVSVGEYSSRNKDGEPFTLRSFEQMPLFGYVFPKYIKLYRPMADKMRFLYGGDPGENYCFGLEQLPVRGDTLFLTGGEKDVLSLAAHGFYAVCFGSETCTVPSALIRSLSHRFKHIVLLYDMDSVGIESACRHEQELRRYGVKRLALPLSGVKGEKDISDYFRLGHSGEEFRELFVRFLDRIYEETFAMLKPCEVDPVHPPEVPRTIVSISGVPFGTQGNLLCITGGEGSGKSHYAGALIAGALAGNADSDTLGATVAGNEAGHAVLLYDTEQSLPQLYKNISVILRRSGITMPPESFKGYCLSCISRRDRLQAIVRSMDRYYYRYGGIHLVVIDGIADLIRSVNDESESVELVEELYRLAGIYNTCIVVVLHLVPSGMKIRGYLGSEIGRKAAAILSIERDEKRDLCCLKTLKVRDGSPLDVPLLEFGWDKQRAMHVSRGQRSPEAQQNRKQEELRALAGELFRQRSEYSAVELREAICRMLDVAESTAKSYIRFMKEKKIVVCKPGSMELIPGPANR
- a CDS encoding helix-turn-helix domain-containing protein, with the translated sequence MEVITFDSAAFRKLQSDLNKIMEFIEEQQKRQHDPSADDEMWIDNYDACTFLKISERTLQRLRAAKKITYSRLDRQVYYQVKEIKRMLRNHLIRSNEEYLRDLLENQRLYAEQRRAAKPNK
- a CDS encoding RteC domain-containing protein, coding for MIRCEEQTACRPQPHMERLTWQDSKTGLCEIIFAWQAKGSFGNIPMTKLAAYIQQVFNIDLGSNLSRTLGEMRLRNDPTPYLDSMTDALLRKMKRTKIKR